The following are from one region of the Hyphomicrobium album genome:
- a CDS encoding dimethylamine monooxygenase subunit DmmA family protein: MLISDIKSRPVYAGLEPDLFASSNIVVCDRAGAAAVADMLRTANGDFAAKTTVFLCAEDFVTPQALEAQIENLKPAATIPLPNLNAAVAALGERLFRAKMGTRVYAAGSEPLIGSTVQRAARFGVDHRSVRCEHRGSLKRRVQCVHCKGMTDDVTVSPVRCSNCGLMLTVRDHYSRRLAAFQGVRADAEVPGEIPEQQVLFQ; the protein is encoded by the coding sequence TTGCTGATTAGCGACATAAAAAGCCGGCCAGTGTACGCAGGCCTCGAGCCCGATCTGTTCGCCAGCAGCAACATTGTCGTGTGTGATCGCGCCGGCGCCGCCGCCGTCGCCGACATGCTGCGAACCGCCAACGGGGACTTTGCGGCCAAGACGACCGTATTTCTGTGCGCCGAGGATTTCGTCACGCCGCAGGCCCTCGAAGCGCAGATTGAAAATCTGAAACCTGCCGCCACTATCCCGCTACCCAATCTCAATGCCGCTGTCGCCGCGCTCGGCGAGCGGCTTTTCCGCGCCAAAATGGGAACCCGCGTTTATGCAGCGGGCAGCGAGCCATTGATCGGCTCGACCGTCCAACGGGCGGCGCGCTTCGGCGTGGACCATCGTTCGGTGCGTTGCGAACACCGCGGCTCGCTTAAGCGGCGTGTGCAATGCGTCCACTGCAAGGGCATGACTGATGACGTGACCGTCAGTCCAGTAAGGTGCAGCAACTGCGGTCTCATGCTGACGGTCCGCGATCATTATTCGCGACGTCTGGCCGCCTTCCAGGGGGTCCGCGCCGACGCCGAAGTTCCTGGAGAGATTCCCGAGCAACAGGTCCTGTTCCAATGA
- a CDS encoding PDR/VanB family oxidoreductase yields the protein MTAFALRRVRVAEVERVADEVKRFRLVDASGAALPVFSAGSHVLVTMHGANGHVWKNPYSLISAPDDGSGYEISVLRLASSRGGSAFMHDGVQPGTELHISEPVNLFPIARQGHKHILVAGGIGITPFLAMMQELAALNANFELHYKVRGLGRAPFCDRLLADYGSRVHLYRSDLGQAFPLESVLSEQPLGTHMYVCGPAAMINWALQVGRAVGWPQENLHSERFTAPPPGRSFTVKLARSRRDIVVGPQQSILEALEQHGIDAQYLCRGGACGQCETRVVACDGALQHNDHYLTDEEKKSGEKIMICVSRAAGSTLTLDL from the coding sequence ATGACGGCATTCGCATTGCGTCGCGTGCGTGTCGCCGAGGTCGAGCGCGTCGCCGACGAGGTCAAACGCTTTCGCCTTGTCGACGCGTCGGGCGCCGCGCTCCCCGTGTTCTCGGCCGGGTCGCATGTTCTGGTGACGATGCATGGCGCGAACGGCCATGTATGGAAGAACCCCTACTCGCTGATCAGCGCCCCCGATGACGGCAGCGGCTACGAGATCAGCGTGCTGCGGCTAGCAAGCTCGCGCGGCGGCTCGGCTTTCATGCATGACGGCGTGCAACCCGGGACCGAGCTCCACATCAGCGAGCCCGTGAACCTATTTCCAATCGCCCGGCAGGGCCACAAGCACATCCTGGTCGCCGGCGGGATCGGCATCACGCCCTTCCTTGCCATGATGCAGGAATTGGCGGCGCTGAATGCGAATTTCGAGCTGCACTACAAGGTGCGAGGCCTCGGCCGCGCACCCTTCTGCGATCGGCTGCTCGCCGACTACGGCTCACGCGTGCACCTTTACCGATCGGATCTCGGTCAGGCATTTCCGCTGGAAAGCGTCCTGAGCGAGCAGCCGCTCGGAACGCACATGTACGTCTGCGGTCCCGCCGCGATGATCAACTGGGCATTGCAGGTCGGTCGTGCGGTCGGCTGGCCGCAGGAGAACCTGCATTCCGAGCGCTTCACGGCACCGCCGCCCGGCCGCTCTTTCACTGTCAAACTCGCCCGTTCGCGGCGCGACATCGTCGTCGGGCCTCAACAGAGCATCCTCGAAGCGCTGGAGCAGCACGGCATCGACGCGCAGTACCTGTGTCGCGGCGGTGCATGCGGGCAATGCGAGACGCGTGTCGTCGCCTGCGACGGCGCCCTGCAGCACAACGACCACTACCTCACTGACGAAGAAAAGAAGTCCGGCGAAAAGATCATGATCTGCGTGTCGCGTGCCGCGGGCAGCACTCTCACGCTCGATCTTTGA
- a CDS encoding APC family permease, giving the protein MTTGILQAPVVGQASSGELHRAIDWRGAFWVASGVPALVLFSIGGIAGTAGKVAFLVWIVSMLMGFIQAFTYAEIAGLFPSKSGGASVYGAAAWVRYSKLIAPLSVWCNWIAWSPVLSLGCSIAAAYILNALAPVPGADNAAVLAWVQSHASSITAESPRVVEWLAANSGKTAADGVAALLSADAISAVTPAVRSWTLHAGTLGPVSFSLNAAFFIGALLMLLTFAIQHRGILGTANVQKYLGLIVIIPMLIVGIVPIITGQIDWSNYTPLAPLKAAYAPEMGSWDIGGWTLVLGGMFIAAWSTYAFETAICYTSEFKNPKTDTVRAILYSGVLCLVLFSLVPFAFQGVLGLEGMLATPIVDGSGVAEAMGKMVSSSGWVTNLFVMLMIFALLLSIMTAMAGSSRTLYQGSYDGWLPKYLSHVNEHGAPTRAMWTDLIVNLGVLAIACADATSFFFILAVSNVGYIIFNFLNLNAGWIHRVDNGDVVRPWRAPTLLLGLGVLFAYVNAVFLGAGAKVWNPNALWAGLIAAALIVPVFWFRHYVQDRGKFPDHMLADLGLTTADLSKRRAGALPYVALIVGAAIVLASNWFFQLPA; this is encoded by the coding sequence ATGACGACGGGGATACTGCAAGCGCCCGTGGTGGGCCAAGCATCTTCGGGGGAGCTTCATAGAGCCATTGATTGGAGAGGCGCTTTCTGGGTCGCGAGCGGCGTCCCTGCACTCGTCCTCTTCTCCATTGGCGGCATCGCCGGCACAGCAGGAAAGGTAGCCTTCCTCGTCTGGATCGTATCGATGCTGATGGGGTTCATTCAGGCTTTCACCTATGCGGAGATAGCCGGCCTGTTCCCCAGCAAGTCCGGCGGCGCGTCCGTCTATGGAGCCGCGGCCTGGGTTCGCTACTCCAAGCTCATCGCGCCTCTTTCCGTCTGGTGCAATTGGATCGCTTGGTCGCCCGTTCTCTCGCTCGGCTGCTCTATCGCCGCCGCTTACATCCTGAACGCGCTTGCCCCTGTTCCGGGCGCCGATAACGCGGCCGTTCTAGCCTGGGTGCAGAGCCACGCGTCCTCCATCACCGCTGAAAGTCCCCGCGTCGTCGAATGGCTGGCGGCCAATTCGGGAAAGACGGCGGCTGACGGCGTCGCTGCGCTTCTGTCCGCCGACGCCATTTCGGCAGTAACGCCCGCCGTCCGCTCCTGGACGCTGCATGCGGGAACCTTGGGGCCGGTATCCTTTTCGCTCAACGCCGCCTTCTTCATTGGCGCGCTGTTGATGCTGCTCACCTTCGCGATTCAGCATCGCGGCATCCTTGGCACTGCGAACGTCCAAAAGTACCTCGGCTTGATTGTGATCATACCGATGCTGATTGTCGGCATCGTGCCGATCATCACTGGCCAGATCGATTGGTCGAACTACACGCCTCTGGCGCCGCTCAAAGCTGCCTATGCGCCCGAAATGGGCTCATGGGACATCGGCGGCTGGACGTTGGTGCTCGGCGGCATGTTCATCGCGGCCTGGTCGACCTACGCTTTCGAGACGGCCATCTGCTACACGAGCGAGTTCAAGAACCCGAAGACCGATACGGTTAGGGCGATCCTTTACTCGGGCGTCCTCTGCCTCGTGCTGTTCTCGCTCGTACCGTTCGCGTTCCAGGGCGTCCTCGGCCTCGAGGGCATGCTGGCGACGCCGATCGTCGACGGCTCCGGCGTCGCTGAAGCCATGGGCAAAATGGTAAGCAGCAGCGGCTGGGTGACGAACTTGTTCGTCATGCTGATGATATTCGCGTTGTTGCTGTCGATCATGACGGCCATGGCCGGCTCATCGCGCACCCTCTACCAGGGCTCGTATGACGGGTGGCTGCCGAAATATCTCAGCCACGTGAATGAGCACGGCGCGCCGACCCGGGCCATGTGGACCGATCTCATCGTCAACCTCGGTGTACTGGCCATCGCCTGCGCGGATGCCACCAGCTTCTTCTTCATCCTGGCGGTGTCCAACGTCGGCTACATCATCTTCAACTTCCTCAACCTCAATGCCGGCTGGATCCATCGCGTCGACAACGGCGATGTCGTGCGGCCGTGGCGAGCGCCGACCCTGCTCCTGGGGCTCGGCGTGCTGTTCGCCTACGTCAACGCGGTGTTCCTCGGCGCCGGCGCCAAAGTTTGGAACCCCAATGCGTTGTGGGCCGGCCTGATCGCTGCGGCGCTCATCGTGCCGGTCTTCTGGTTCCGTCACTACGTGCAGGATCGCGGCAAGTTCCCCGATCACATGCTCGCTGACCTGGGGCTGACGACAGCAGATCTCAGCAAGAGACGGGCGGGTGCGTTGCCCTACGTGGCGCTGATCGTCGGTGCCGCGATCGTCCTCGCCTCCAACTGGTTCTTCCAGTTGCCCGCTTGA